A single genomic interval of Microbulbifer variabilis harbors:
- a CDS encoding YheV family putative zinc ribbon protein, whose protein sequence is MVDQENSGGHSKKTKKRFIAGAVCPRCSEMDRIVNYQEDGKNFRECVSCGFKDEIRLQSAPSELLTRVSTGQGKEASEEPVKFIQPTKKNK, encoded by the coding sequence ATGGTCGATCAGGAAAATTCCGGTGGGCATTCCAAAAAAACCAAAAAACGATTTATTGCTGGCGCTGTTTGCCCACGCTGTAGCGAGATGGATCGTATAGTCAATTACCAGGAGGATGGAAAAAATTTTCGTGAGTGTGTTTCCTGCGGATTTAAAGATGAAATACGCCTGCAGTCCGCGCCTTCTGAGCTATTAACCCGGGTTAGTACCGGGCAGGGAAAAGAGGCGAGTGAAGAACCGGTAAAATTTATTCAACCTACCAAAAAAAATAAGTAG